The genomic interval GAAAAAGGGATTATATCAAAAACTTAAATATAAAACTTATAAACATCTTGAGAATTATTAAATTGAAAATCTATAGTGCTTACTCCCAATGTTATATAATCTATAGAATGGCTTGAATCTCATAATTTCTTAAGATACATTTTAGAAGTTTTGTTAAGAAGTTACTTTGGTATAAGCCCTTTTTTATATGACTTTATCCTTTAATTTCATATTTCTTTTAATATAAATACTATATAAAATTAGAGCTATGGAGTATCCATAGCTCTTTCCCTAGTAATGCCACCCCATAGTTCTGCCCAAAACTATGGTTTTTATAAGGTCTTTTCACCTTATATACTTCCCTAATTTTAAAATTTATAAACATAAATTCATTATTATTTTTAATAGTTAATTTATTTACTAAAGAAATTTAATTTTTAGCATAGTATATGTTACTAAAGCATACCTTATTATCTATGGACATACCTTCTTTTTAGTTGATATTTGTCGAAAGAAAATTTATAATATATTTTGCTTTAGTAATAAGTAATAATTTATAGGAGGTTTATTGATGAAGTTTGATCTTAGTAAGATGTACGAGAAGCTTTTATCTTGGATTACAACTAATGGCTTTAAATTAGTAATTGGTTTAATTCTACTTTATATTGGATGGAAAATTATCAATAAAGTAATTAAGATTTTAGCTAATATAATGAAAAGTAGAAATGTAGATCCTACATTAACATCATTTGCAGAAGCTTTTTCAGAGGTGTCTCTAAAAGTTCTTCTAGTTATAACCCTAATGAGTTATGTTGGATTTGATATAGCTGGACTAGCAGCTCTTATAGCTTCAGCAGGTTTAGCAGTTGGACTTGCCTTACAAGGAAGTTTATCTAATTTTGCTGGTGGAGTAATAATTCTTTTATTAAGACCTTTTAGAGTTAATGATTTTATAGAAGCCTCAGGATATTCTGGAACTGTTGAAAGAATAACTGTGTTCTATACTCATCTAGTAACGCCAGATAACAAGGAAATACTTATTCCAAATGGTACACTAGCTAATGGAAGTCTTATAAACTATTCATCAAAGGATACTAGAAGAGTTGATTTAGTATTTAGCGTTGGATATGATGACGACATAATCAAAGTTAAAAATGTTCTTTGGGATATTATAAATAAAAATGAGTTAATTTTAAAAACACCTGAAGCATTTGTAGGTATAAGCCAACATGCTGCAAGCTCTATAGATTTTACTGTTAGAGTTTGGACTAAACAAGAAGATTATTGGAAGGTTCATTTTAGCTTATTAGAGGAAGTTAAATTAAGATTTGATGAGGAAAACATAACTATTCCATATCCTCAAATGGATGTAACCTTAACTAAATAAAATATAATAAAACAATAAAAAGCCTAAATTAAATGAACAAATAAACACATTTAATTTAGGCTTTTATCAATCCTACCACACTAAATCTTAAATAATTATCTTAATTTTATAATAACGTTTTCAAGCGCTTTTGTCAATATCTTTTTCAAAATATTGACAAAAATTATTTTAAATATTTTTAATATAAATATTCATCTTCTATATAATTAGTTAAATTATAATTGCTTAAAATATTATTATTACTATCTAAAACATCTTTATTATTAATATAAAACTCTAAATTTTCTTTGCTAATTATATTAAAGTTTAAATCAGCAAAGTACCATATCTCTTTGTCATCTTCACCGAAATAACTACTTACAGGCATTTCAACAAATTTATAATATATATTTTTATTTATATAATATGGTTTTTCAACATCAAATATTAAGCAAGTATCTTCAAAAAATCTTTTTGAGGTTCTTATAGGTTTTAAAATATATCCCTTTTTATTGCTAAAATCCTTATTTTTATCTAAAGGAAGCTTTTTAGATTTTCTAAACTGAATATAGTATTCCTTACCTGCTGACTCAATACTACGAACATCTGGTGAAAATTCATTATTTTCTAAATAAATATTTAGAAGCTCTACTTTCTTTTGATCTACACTTAAATCCTCTAAATTCTTTATTGGTTTATCCCTAAAGCTATCCTTATTTGAATCTATGCTATTTTCTATTTCTAATATATCTTCTTGAACATTTTTATCTTTTAAATCAAGGTTTTCTTCTTTTATTATATTAAGCATAATTTCTGCATTTACTAAATCTCCATGATTAATATAAGTTTTTGCCTGAAACACCTTAGCTTCTAATCCCTTAACTCTCTTATGCTTAAATTCCTCTATTCCAAAAACTGATATTCCAGCAACCAAAACACCTATTATTCCTACAGCTAGGAATCTTTTCATCTTTATCCCTCACTTATCTACTTTGTATCTTTCTATATTTTTTATTACTTCTTAATCTCTAATTCTCTTCAAACCTCAAAATTTTATTATAATATCCTAATTGTTCACTTTCAATAGTTCTGTTTATTACAACAAATTGTATATAAAAATAATACAATAACACTTTTCAAAATTAAAATAAAATTATTAAACCACTTATTTAATCCTTAAGATTTTTTTCATAATATCTCTAATTATCTATTTGTTATATATCTCTACAAAATTTATTATATTAGAAAAAAAGTTATATTTATATAACTAAATTTGTGTTATAATTAAGTAAAATTTATAGATAATGCTAATTAAACTAAGAACTTTCAAAAATTGTTCTTTTTCACCTTTATGAGAATTGTAACAAAATTTATTTGTCCAAATAATAATATAGTATGTAGAAGTTAGCATAATTTATAAATTTAAAGCTGGTATAAAAATACCAGCTTTTTTATTTAGCAAAATCAAAGTTATCTTCTTTAAACTTTTCCATAAGTTTATTGCTGTTACTTATTAGTCTATTTAACTTTTCATTTTCAACTGAATTTTCTTTTAAATCAACTCTTATGTCTTCTAAGCCACTCTCTTTATCTGCCAATATTTTTTCTAATTCTCTTATGGTTAAAAGCTCATTTTCAAAAACTCCAGACTCCTTGGCCTCTTCAATAAGCTTTTCTTCTAAAACTTTTATATTTTTACTTATTTCTAATTTATTTAGTTTGTACTTCCATGTATCTAATGAGAAAAAGTTTTTAATAATACCCCTATCCTTAAGACTATGCTCTTCTGACACCTCTATGAGATTTTTTTGATTAACAGCCCTTTTATACTCTTCATAAGAATTAAAGGATTTAATCTCCTCAGACTGAAGAGCCTTCTCTTTAAACATATCCCATTGAGATTTTATAGCATTTTCAGTATTATCTTTTTCAGCTACGAATTTTCTCTCATTTGTTAATAATAACTCCCTTGCCTCTTGCACTTCCTTAAGATTTTTTTCTAAGTTATTTTTTTCTGAAAGTATTTTATCATATTTCTCTTTTTCTTCTAACCAAGCTTGAACTAACTGATTATAGTATATTTTTTCTCTTCTTTCTTTTCTTAATATTTTATTTGATATGCTTATTTCCATTACAAAAATAGGCACTAAATTCTCTCTTGAAATTTTAAACTCCTTTAAAAGAACTACTAATAATAAAGGACCTATATACGCTCTTAACATATCATGTCTAGTTCTAAATTCATAAAAATCAAAATCTTTTTGAAAGGCTACATAAATTGAAAAAACTGATCTTATAACAAATTCAGAGCTCTCACTTATTCCACAGTCTAAGGCAGCTTTTAAAAACTCTACTTGATTTAATCTTATATTTTCCTTAATTGCCCCCTCAGATATATCTGTAAAATTCATCTTATTTAATATGATTTTTCTCTCATCTAAAGGTATTGTTCTTAAAACTTCATAAATTATATCAGAAACCTTGTCTTTGTTATCCTCTTCATGATTTATTTCAGCTGACAAACTATTCATTATTACTATTAAGTAATAATTTATTATAGCCTCTAATTTATATACCTTCCCATTAAATCCATTACGGCTTTCAATTATAAAATAAGCCTTCTCAACTATACTATCTAAAGATTTATCAAAGGTTTCCTTATCTGCAACTGAGGCCACTGGCGTATTAGTAAGCTTTAATAAAATATAATATAACTTTAATTTTAAAATCCCGTCAGAATATTTTTTTAAGTCCTCTACCTCTTTTTCAATAAACTTTAAAAATTCTTTCCTTTGAGATTTTAAAAATATACTTTTAGATTTATTTAAGAAAATACTTCCTAAACTTAAACTCTTCAAAAAGGCATAGACAACCCTAAGTTCATATCCTTGTAAGGATAAAAACCCCTTATAAAAGTCTGGATATTTATTATTATTTTCTTCAGCAGATTGATCCTTCTCTATATAAGTAGTAAGTTTAACTTGAAGTTCTTTAAAACTATTTAAAACTTCCTGAAGCTCTAACTCTTTCTTCTCTAGTTTTTCTGTAAGCTCCTTCTTTTCTTCCTTAACATTTCTTAAAAGTTCCTCAAGCTCTTCTTGCTTTTTTTCATCATCACTATTAGTTTTTATTTGTTTTTCTAGACTTATAATAAATTTTTCCTTATTTTCAAGGACCTTTTTATCTATTGCTAAGTCACATTCACTCTCTTTTATGCTTTCTGGAGTAATGAAACTATAATCTGCCTCTAAGCTCATCTCTTTAGTTACATTTTTTAAGTACCATATTAAAATTTCATGCACTTTCTTTAGTGCTAATAATGTACTATTTTCTTCTAAATTGCTATCAATTTCTTTATTAGCACTTTTCTCCCCTTTAATTCTTATATATTCCCCATACTCAATTATCCAACTTGGAACATATTCTTTTAAATTATTTAAGGTGCTCTTAAAATTAGCTTCTTTATCTCTATTTATTTCATATTTTTCTTCAAGCTTAATTAATAAGTCTTCCACAACCATTCTTAAAGCGATATATGTTAAAGCTGCATGGGTCTCCCATGCCTTTTCAGCATTTTTCAATAAATCATAATAGCTTTCAATACTTGTTTTTAATATAAAATCAAAATTTGTACTTTTTTTACTCTCCATACTTTCCCCTCTAAGCATATATATTGTTTAATGCTTGTTATCTTTAAATAAATCAAAAATACCTTTTAATAATACTTGAGCTTTTTTGTCTTCAAGCTTTTTAAATTTATTATTAATGTATTTTTTATTAGCCTCAACTTTAAGATTAACAAAATCTATATCTTTTTTAATCTCTTCAGTAACAGTTTTATGTTTTATTATGTAAATATATTCTTCATAGCATAAATTTAAGTTAGAAAATGATTTTTTAATTATAAGTATTAGAGCTACTATTAAAACCACTCCTAATACTGAAATCACTCTAGCCATATTATTATAATGCTGATTATAATTGCTAATTAAACTTGCTATAAAATCACTAGACATTATACTGTTTAAATTTTCTATAGCTATTAATATTGCAAATATTATAAAATAAATTATTCCTAAATACTTAACTCTTGTATATACTAACCTTTCAAAGTTACTTTTCTCCTCAATATTAATATTTATGTTATCTATAGATGACATAATTTCTCTTATTCCTGACAATATAAAAATCATAGCTATTATGCACATAACATATACATCTAATGATTTAGAAAGTCCATATGCACTTCCAAAAAATTTATAACTTATTACTCCTAGTGTGGTATATCCTATTATAATTTTAAAGTCACCTAGTATAAATTTCTCTTTTATAATTTTTATCTTTGTTATAACAAATATGACAACTATGGCTATTATAAACTTAACTATAACTTCTCTATATAAAAATATCTCATTAAATATAATTTCAAATAAATTTTTATTATTTATTTTAGAATTCATTCTCCCTAAGGTATCTATTAAAATAAATAACATTGGAATTAACATTATTAATAGGGATACTTCCTTATAATTATTAAAGTTCTTTCTTTCCATTGCCATGGTAACACCTCCATTCACAGTTATTTTATAAATATTTTGTGAATTCCTTATTATATTATATACCTTTAATTTTTAGGTTAAAACATTTAAAATATAAAAAAGTTATGAAATAATTACATATCTCATAACTTTTAAAATATTAATATACAATACTATAATTATTTAAAGTTCCAATTAATATACCATCTAAATAAATATCTCCATTCTTCTTTATAAATCCTCTTCTTCCTTCTATATATATAGCTCCACTTGGTTTTAAAATTCCTGCATACCTACCATCTAAATATACACAACCATTAGTGTCTACTAAGCCTCTTCTATTGTTTAAATAAAACTCCTTAATACACGCTTTTTCTCTCCTTAACATATATAACCTCCATTATATACTTCTTGTTGTAAGATTATATTATTCTTTAAGATTAAATATTACAAAAAAGGCTTAGAAAAACTTTTCTAAGCCTTAATAACTATTTATTATCTATAATTATATCCTTTGGTTCTATATCCTTAATATCTTTAATCTTTCTATAGAAAGTAAGATCTCCATTAAATAAAAATTTGCTGACAATACTTTTATTTATTAATACCATCATAAGAAGTGGTAAACATACTCCAATTATAGTAAACATTATATACCCATAATTAAATACATCCATAAATAAAGTTGCAACTTGTTTATGTAAATACATTATTACAAGAGAGTTAGCTCCAATTATAGTAAATAATTTCTTATACTTAAACTTACTAATCTGATAACTTAAGGAAAGTATAAAAATTGTTATGGTAACTGGCATTAATATATCAAAAATAGGATCCTTATAGTAAGAGTATTTTATATTTAAGTAATAGTATATTCCAATACTACTATTTAGTATAAACATAGCTACTACCCCTATACTTGATAAAATTAATGTAGAAGTTTCTTTAAACACCCTTTGTATATTTAATTTAGTTATATAGTATCCTAATGCATAGTATGGCAATGTTATTAAAACAGTATCTAAATTCCAAAATACAAATTGATTTTCAGTTATATCAGTTACACTTGATGGTATAAAACTCATAGAATATATGTGAGCTAATATATAACTTAATATACACACAAAAGCTAACTTCTTAGATGTTAATCTCTTATTTAATTGATCAAATACTACCTTTGTAACAAACATTACAGGTATAAACCAAAATACTCCCCATGTGGCCTTTCCACCATATGCATATTTGATAATTTCATGTATTAAATCACCTAAGGAAAAATTCCCATGATAATACATAATATAATTAAAACTAATATCTATTAATGAAAATATAGCATAAGGAACAAAAAACTTTATTGCTTGCTCCTTTATGTTCATTCCTCTTTTATATAACATTCCACTTATTATAAAAAAGGCTGGCATGTGAAACCAATAAAGATAATAAGCATTTTCAAAAGGCGAATGACATAATACAACACTTATTATAAGAAGTCCCTTTGCAATGTCTAAATAATCTAATCTTTTCCTTTGTTTTAAAACAGTATTCATATTACTTCTCCTAATTTAATCATTAATATAATGTAGCTATTACCCTATATTTATATTTCCCATAATTTATATAAATATGAAGATATCTTAAAAAATTATAATTTTAAAATACTCAATTAATCTTTTATCATATCTAATATAATACTTTTATATTTTAAATATGATTTAAACTTAATATGAATTTATAATTAAATATATAAATTTTATAATTAAAAACAACTTAATATTACACTATTTTTAATTATATTGTATTTTTAATATTATATTTTTAACTTTTTTGTGAATATATGCATATATCTGTGTTAAAATCTAATATATGCTATAAAATATAATTTTAATAACTCTTATATTAAGGAGATTTAAAACATGGATAACCCAATATTTTTTCATATTTTTAATGATGATAAAAATAAATTAGAAACTCAAAGAATAATAAAACTATCCATTTTTATAGTTTTCTCTATATTTTTTATATTGCTAATAGATTTATCCTATAAAGTGCTTATTAGAAAAAATATAGAGTTTATTCCTGGTAATTCTATGCCAAGTTTCTCATTAAGTTTATCATTAATATTAGGAACAATGGCATACATAAGTTCATTAATATACTATTCAAGCACCAAAAAAGATGATTTTTTTATAATCTCTTTAATATATATGAATTTATCTGTAGAACTTTTAATTACTAAAGGACATAACCTAATAATATTCGATAAGTTTATTTTTATACACGCAATATTTAGGATAATTTTGCTTTTTTATGTTGCCTTTAATAAGAAAGGAATATCCCCTCTTATTACTAAACATAAAATAATTACATCAATAGTAGTTTTTTCATTTTCAGTTATAACACCTATGATTAACTATAGAATTTTTTCTAACAATTTATTTGCTAAAGATATTTATTTTTATGCTACTTTAATGACTATGATTATTATCCTATACATAATCGCTTGCATATTCTTATCAAAGAAATCTTTAGATGATTGTGAGTTAATATATTCATTTATAATTGCTAGTATTCTTTTAATAGCCCTTAGAGGATTATATTGGATTTGTGAAGTACTTCTTCCAAATATAACACTTTTAAAAACCAATAATGTTGTTCTTCTGCTTACCATACTCTCATTTTTATTGGCTATAAGTGGAGTTTTTAATGAAATTACAGCTAAAAACAAAAGAAGCTCTTTACTACAAAATGAACTTCAAGTTTTTTATCACTTAGTTGAATTTAATACTAGTAGTTCTATAATTTTATATGATAATAAAAAGAAGGTTATATATACAAACAAGACAATAAGAGAACGCTATTGCAAATCAACTAAATTAAAAGATCAACTTAAAGAGGTAGAAAAATTATTTGTAGATTCGATTTTTATAGATGACTCTGAAAAAAATGCTACTAAAGCACTTTTTAATAAGGGCAACTGGGAAGGTAAGCTTATTTTAAAAAATGGCAAAATAGTAAGTGCCTACATACAGATATTAAATGTTGAAAATAAAAATTATTTTGCTGTGAATTTAAAAGATATAACCGAAGAATATACCCTAACAAAAAATATTAAAAGAAATGAACAATTATTAAGTTGTATAAATAATAACGTACAGGATTTAATAATAAGTGTTGATAATAATGGTTTAATTACATATGTTAATGATTCTGTATTAAAAACATTAAATTATACCTATGAAGAAATTATAGGAATGCCTATAATAAACCTTTTAGGTAAAAATGATGAGATATTAAATCAATTAAAACTAGAAGATGAGGAAGATAGTATTAAATGTAAACTTGTTGGTAAACATTCCTTTGTATATGTAGAATCTATAATTAGAACTTTAAATGATAATAATGAAATTCCTTATGGAAAAGTTATAGTTGCAAAAAACTTAACCTCTAAAAAACGTCTTGAAAATTTAGCTATAAAATTTAAAGAAGCTAAGGCTTATGAACAAATAAGAAATGAATTTTTCGCCAATATATCACATGAGCTTAGAACACCACTTAATATTATCTATTCTACAATACAGTTATTAAATTCTAAGCATGAAACTGACCCTATGGACTTTAATAACTTCTATGATAAATATAAGCAAGGTCTTAAGATAAATTGTTATAGAATGCTTAGACTTATAAATAACCTTATTGATGTTAGTAAAATTGAAGTTGGATTTTTAAAAGCTGATTTTACTAATAGAGATATAGTATTCCTTGTAGAAAATATAGTATCTTTGGTTATTCCTCATTCTGAAAATAAGGATATTAATATAATCTTTGATACTAATGTTGAAGAAAACATAATAAAATGTGATCCTGTAAAAATTGAAAGATTAATTCTTAACTTACTTTCAAACGCAATAAAATTCACCCAAAATCATGGTGAAATATTTGTAGATTTAAACATCTCAAAGGATTGGGTTAAAATAAGCATAAAAGATAATGGAATTGGTATTCCCAAAGAAATGCAAGCATCAATTTTTGATAGATTTGTACAAGCTGATAAATCCTTAAAAAGAAGAAATGAAGGTAGTGGAATAGGTCTTAGCATTGTAAAGTCCATTGCAGAACTGCATGATGGTAAAATTGAACTTATAAGTGATGGAATAAAAGGTTCAGAATTTATAGTATGGCTACCAAATGTAAAATTAAATTACACAGAAGAAAGCAATAATTTAGTTGATTATATAACAGATGATAAAAATATAGAGTTAGAGCTTTCTGATATTTATGAAGTACATTAAGAAAATACTTATGAAAATACCTTTTTGAAACAACTTATTTTCTTATAAATTTAAAAGCTTTATTATATTAAATTACACCCCGCTAAGTAAACACAGTATAAAATACTGTTTAAAATCTACTTAACGGGGTAATTTTTTTATGCAGTACAATTTTCTTTTATCTTGATTGCACTAACCTCATCCCTAGTTAAAGTTTTTAAATTATTATAATTGATTAAATAAAAATAATTGTATAACTTTCTAAGCTTATTTAAATAATCGTAACTTCTTTCTGGTATATCAAAACTTACTTTTGTCTCATCTCTTTCATCTGCATATTCAATTTTAAAATCATCTACTTGAGGAAATTTTAAAAGCCCCTCAAATGTTATTTGTCCTCTTACAAACTGATGTCCAGAACAAGAATATAAAGTTTTTATATTAGGCTGAGTATTTAAAAAAATTATTAAATCCTTTAACTCAACATCTATAGCTAACCTACTATTAAATCCGCACTTTTCTGTCTCTTCCTCACTTAAAAGAACTGATCCCCTTCTCAATTCTCTCATATAATAATTGTATGCTTGTATTAAATCAAACTCATCTTCAGAAACCTCTGAAACCCTCCCCCTAATAAATTCAGGTAAGTCTCCTTGTTCTCTTTCTAATTTCAACTCAGTTACTATCTTAAGTGCTTTTAAAACCTCTTCATTGGAATAATCCTTTAATAAATTCTCCATTTTAAATCCCCCTAAATTTTAAGAATAGTTACCCTACTTTTAATAACAACTTAGCATATTCCTCATATTATGCATATTTTCAACTTAATTAATAAAACTATAACCTTATAAAAACTGACATATTCTATATATCAAAATATTTTTACTATTTTATTATTTGCAACTATATTCATACTAATATTAATGAATATTTTAGTGCTAATTCTAATGGTACCTAATAAATCTTTTATTTTTCACATATGAATCAAACTTAATTAATATAAAGCTTGTAATTTTAATTATCAACTCTACTTTACTATTTCTTCACTTATATATTATTATATTTTCGAC from Clostridium perfringens carries:
- a CDS encoding sensor histidine kinase, producing MDNPIFFHIFNDDKNKLETQRIIKLSIFIVFSIFFILLIDLSYKVLIRKNIEFIPGNSMPSFSLSLSLILGTMAYISSLIYYSSTKKDDFFIISLIYMNLSVELLITKGHNLIIFDKFIFIHAIFRIILLFYVAFNKKGISPLITKHKIITSIVVFSFSVITPMINYRIFSNNLFAKDIYFYATLMTMIIILYIIACIFLSKKSLDDCELIYSFIIASILLIALRGLYWICEVLLPNITLLKTNNVVLLLTILSFLLAISGVFNEITAKNKRSSLLQNELQVFYHLVEFNTSSSIILYDNKKKVIYTNKTIRERYCKSTKLKDQLKEVEKLFVDSIFIDDSEKNATKALFNKGNWEGKLILKNGKIVSAYIQILNVENKNYFAVNLKDITEEYTLTKNIKRNEQLLSCINNNVQDLIISVDNNGLITYVNDSVLKTLNYTYEEIIGMPIINLLGKNDEILNQLKLEDEEDSIKCKLVGKHSFVYVESIIRTLNDNNEIPYGKVIVAKNLTSKKRLENLAIKFKEAKAYEQIRNEFFANISHELRTPLNIIYSTIQLLNSKHETDPMDFNNFYDKYKQGLKINCYRMLRLINNLIDVSKIEVGFLKADFTNRDIVFLVENIVSLVIPHSENKDINIIFDTNVEENIIKCDPVKIERLILNLLSNAIKFTQNHGEIFVDLNISKDWVKISIKDNGIGIPKEMQASIFDRFVQADKSLKRRNEGSGIGLSIVKSIAELHDGKIELISDGIKGSEFIVWLPNVKLNYTEESNNLVDYITDDKNIELELSDIYEVH
- a CDS encoding mechanosensitive ion channel family protein codes for the protein MKFDLSKMYEKLLSWITTNGFKLVIGLILLYIGWKIINKVIKILANIMKSRNVDPTLTSFAEAFSEVSLKVLLVITLMSYVGFDIAGLAALIASAGLAVGLALQGSLSNFAGGVIILLLRPFRVNDFIEASGYSGTVERITVFYTHLVTPDNKEILIPNGTLANGSLINYSSKDTRRVDLVFSVGYDDDIIKVKNVLWDIINKNELILKTPEAFVGISQHAASSIDFTVRVWTKQEDYWKVHFSLLEEVKLRFDEENITIPYPQMDVTLTK
- a CDS encoding acyltransferase family protein, which codes for MNTVLKQRKRLDYLDIAKGLLIISVVLCHSPFENAYYLYWFHMPAFFIISGMLYKRGMNIKEQAIKFFVPYAIFSLIDISFNYIMYYHGNFSLGDLIHEIIKYAYGGKATWGVFWFIPVMFVTKVVFDQLNKRLTSKKLAFVCILSYILAHIYSMSFIPSSVTDITENQFVFWNLDTVLITLPYYALGYYITKLNIQRVFKETSTLILSSIGVVAMFILNSSIGIYYYLNIKYSYYKDPIFDILMPVTITIFILSLSYQISKFKYKKLFTIIGANSLVIMYLHKQVATLFMDVFNYGYIMFTIIGVCLPLLMMVLINKSIVSKFLFNGDLTFYRKIKDIKDIEPKDIIIDNK